A window of the Coleofasciculaceae cyanobacterium genome harbors these coding sequences:
- a CDS encoding exonuclease domain-containing protein produces MKPINPWDFVVIDTEGQREIREIAIINAEGKLIYEAFNCEHPNGLDRGVLSKSLKIILLDFKAIVHHKILVFHHASHDLQVLKKSFQKVNLSWQDFNQVHCTYKLAKEFFPHYYSYSLEYLAKKLNLKVDRQYFDRGKAHLARYDAQFTYQIYITIKRKMTLTSLVNNPFGSSRVDNPFQSHPDNINIYRDQYTTLEAVIDDIKCDQNHQSKGAVIIGKPGTGKTHLIMRLAQQRLKLNRLLFIPCPNDAGTIKYHTYSCILESLNKNIPGTKFNQLEYFLANTFVSIIKSSNNKTQKIKTILDNIENHPLLLYEMLGQEGTEKRRKNWDYIEKYTNDWWLKKYGAAGYAPEIIKGIVKFCRYCDLNYKQLVKKWLAADELEAEELTKIGLSSWHDEISKEDFSIDAIAVLGKLSLLHEPLIMVFDQLEMLGLEHNRSILLNFGEALKEIFTRVPHSLIVFNLFPNRWQQLQQIFDGSIIDRIAQYQLFLAPPTTEEIQEILQLKATEAGTDLTSLFTTQELEQIIGDRHSIRTVLNHAAAYFRYKYQNIPLPDRKSDVADSENKVTLSAIDSRLDKLESQQNRLERLLTNIAQALNVFTHNTQENQLLSNLSYTPQVNSAKPAAKFAKSLEEKVKNYLDTQQTILEQNYHETEILLDEKDIGKLQDIIEAFKKIFELETDVFPTKQVLPPHRIIINKNLCIGFLSSCKGSKFTSRIQNYNELIATKEQMRFLLWRDDRSDPIKPKTVGSREIDKLENTKNGEFKQFERDNRITFELIYKFISDVYNQDLEIDLDTQFKSALKIVADYFQDYWLIEELH; encoded by the coding sequence TTGAAACCAATTAATCCATGGGACTTTGTAGTTATCGATACTGAAGGGCAAAGAGAAATACGAGAAATTGCGATCATCAACGCTGAAGGCAAATTAATCTATGAAGCTTTTAATTGTGAGCATCCTAATGGTCTAGATCGCGGCGTATTAAGTAAATCACTCAAGATTATTCTTTTAGACTTCAAAGCAATTGTTCATCATAAAATACTTGTGTTTCATCATGCTAGTCACGACCTTCAAGTATTAAAAAAGAGCTTCCAAAAAGTTAATCTATCCTGGCAAGATTTTAACCAAGTACATTGCACCTATAAATTAGCTAAAGAATTTTTTCCTCATTACTATTCTTATTCATTAGAATACCTTGCTAAAAAGCTAAATTTAAAAGTAGATCGTCAGTACTTTGATCGTGGAAAAGCTCATCTAGCCCGATATGATGCTCAGTTTACCTACCAAATCTATATAACAATTAAGCGGAAAATGACTTTAACATCCCTAGTAAATAATCCTTTTGGCAGTAGTCGTGTCGATAATCCTTTTCAAAGCCATCCAGACAACATCAATATTTATCGCGATCAGTACACCACCTTAGAAGCGGTAATTGACGATATTAAATGCGATCAAAATCATCAAAGTAAAGGTGCAGTAATTATCGGTAAGCCTGGGACTGGCAAAACCCATTTAATTATGCGTTTAGCTCAACAAAGATTGAAGCTCAATCGCTTGTTATTTATTCCTTGTCCTAATGATGCTGGCACAATTAAATATCATACTTATAGCTGTATTTTAGAATCTTTAAACAAGAACATACCAGGCACAAAATTTAATCAATTAGAGTATTTTTTGGCAAATACCTTTGTTAGCATCATCAAGTCGAGTAATAATAAGACTCAAAAAATAAAAACCATTTTAGACAATATTGAAAACCATCCTCTTTTGCTTTACGAAATGTTAGGCCAAGAAGGTACTGAAAAGAGAAGAAAAAACTGGGACTATATTGAAAAATATACTAATGACTGGTGGCTCAAAAAATATGGTGCTGCGGGCTATGCGCCAGAAATTATTAAGGGTATAGTTAAATTCTGTCGCTACTGTGATCTCAACTATAAACAGTTAGTAAAAAAATGGTTGGCTGCGGATGAATTAGAAGCAGAAGAATTAACTAAAATTGGCTTAAGTAGCTGGCATGATGAGATTAGCAAAGAAGATTTTTCAATCGATGCGATCGCAGTTTTAGGCAAACTATCTTTGTTACATGAACCGTTAATTATGGTTTTTGACCAGCTAGAAATGCTGGGATTAGAACATAACCGCAGTATTTTGCTCAATTTTGGGGAAGCGCTCAAAGAAATTTTTACTAGAGTTCCTCATAGTCTAATTGTCTTTAATTTATTTCCCAATCGCTGGCAACAGCTACAGCAAATTTTTGATGGCTCAATTATCGACCGTATTGCTCAATACCAACTGTTTTTAGCACCGCCAACAACGGAAGAAATTCAGGAAATTTTACAGTTAAAAGCAACAGAAGCGGGGACAGATTTAACCAGTTTGTTTACGACTCAGGAACTCGAACAAATTATTGGCGATCGCCATTCTATACGTACAGTTTTAAATCATGCTGCGGCATATTTTCGCTATAAATATCAGAATATCCCTTTACCAGATCGCAAAAGCGATGTTGCTGACTCAGAAAACAAAGTAACTCTATCAGCAATTGACTCTAGATTAGACAAGCTAGAATCTCAGCAAAATCGATTAGAACGGTTACTTACAAATATTGCTCAAGCGTTAAATGTTTTTACTCATAACACACAAGAGAATCAATTACTCAGCAATCTTAGCTACACACCGCAAGTAAATTCAGCCAAACCTGCTGCCAAATTTGCAAAGTCTTTAGAAGAAAAAGTTAAAAATTATCTAGATACTCAGCAAACCATACTGGAACAAAATTATCATGAGACGGAAATTCTGCTCGACGAAAAGGATATTGGTAAATTACAGGATATTATCGAAGCCTTTAAAAAAATATTCGAGCTAGAAACAGATGTTTTTCCGACTAAGCAAGTTCTACCACCTCACCGAATTATAATCAATAAAAATCTTTGTATTGGTTTCTTAAGTAGCTGCAAAGGAAGCAAGTTCACCTCAAGAATTCAAAATTACAACGAATTAATCGCAACCAAAGAACAAATGAGATTTCTACTATGGCGTGATGATCGAAGCGATCCGATTAAACCCAAAACAGTAGGAAGTAGAGAAATAGACAAACTTGAAAATACCAAGAATGGAGAATTTAAACAGTTTGAGCGCGATAATCGAATTACTTTTGAACTAATTTATAAATTTATTAGCGATGTCTATAATCAGGATCTAGAAATAGATCTTGATACGCAGTTTAAATCTGCACTTAAAATAGTGGCAGATTACTTTCAAGATTATTGGTTGATCGAAGAACTACATTGA
- the fghA gene encoding S-formylglutathione hydrolase codes for MSDYLNLKSEYRCFDGTVAYYSHQSSTCNCKMNFAVYLPPQTPSSQSMPILYYLSGLTCTEDNFITKAGAQKYAAELGIMLVVPDTSPRNTGIPGEDETWDLGSGAGFYVDATVDPWQKHYKMYSYVTQELPGLIAANFPVNPEKQSIFGHSMGGHGALICALKNPQQYLSVSAFAPIAAPMQCPWGNKLFTAYLGSDRQNWAEYDASELIKHTQLNSTILIDQGTDDQFYQQKQLLPETFQAACQQVGQNLNLRWQSGYDHSYFTVSSFIKEHIEHHAVYLTK; via the coding sequence ATGTCCGATTATTTAAACCTCAAGTCCGAATACCGCTGTTTCGATGGTACAGTTGCCTATTACTCACATCAATCATCTACCTGTAACTGTAAGATGAATTTTGCAGTCTATCTTCCGCCTCAAACACCGTCTTCTCAGTCAATGCCTATTCTCTATTATCTATCTGGCTTAACCTGTACCGAGGACAATTTTATTACTAAAGCTGGCGCACAAAAATATGCAGCCGAATTGGGTATTATGCTCGTCGTGCCTGATACTAGCCCGCGCAACACGGGAATACCTGGAGAAGATGAAACTTGGGATTTGGGCAGTGGCGCAGGTTTTTATGTAGATGCTACGGTAGATCCTTGGCAAAAGCATTACAAGATGTATAGCTACGTTACCCAAGAATTACCTGGCTTGATTGCTGCTAATTTTCCAGTTAATCCTGAAAAACAAAGTATTTTTGGACATTCGATGGGAGGACATGGTGCCTTAATTTGCGCTTTAAAAAATCCTCAGCAATATTTATCAGTATCTGCCTTCGCACCAATAGCAGCACCGATGCAATGTCCCTGGGGAAACAAACTATTTACCGCCTATTTAGGCAGCGATCGCCAAAACTGGGCAGAATATGACGCTAGTGAGTTAATTAAGCATACTCAGCTAAACTCGACAATTTTGATCGACCAAGGAACTGACGATCAATTTTATCAACAAAAACAATTATTGCCCGAAACTTTCCAAGCTGCTTGTCAACAAGTCGGACAAAATCTTAATTTACGATGGCAATCGGGATACGATCACAGCTACTTTACAGTTAGTAGTTTTATAAAGGAACATATCGAGCATCATGCTGTTTATTTAACCAAATAG